In the Camarhynchus parvulus chromosome 25, STF_HiC, whole genome shotgun sequence genome, gcccagccccttcccccccaaaaaatcccccaaaatccgtgggggggaccccaaaatccggCCCCGCGTGACTCACGGCGTAAACggcttcttcctccttctgccCGGGAACAGAAAGcgaaaggagaatttggggggctgagggggggCACAGCCGGACCCCCCATCCCCCACAcaccccctgaaccccaaaaaccccccaaaaaaaacccccaaaaaaaaccccccaaaaaaacccaaaaaaatcctttaccTTCTCGGCCGCTCGCTGCAATCTCCGAGTCACGAACTGCGGatgagggggaaagaaaaaaccccaaaatgaggggaaaaaaggggaaaaatgggtaaaaaatggaggggaggtttggggggatcccccaaaaataaaaggggTTCGGGGCTCACCCTGAGGCGCACGTAGAGGGCGGTGAGGATGAGGCTGAAGAGGAAGAGCACGGCGTCCAGCACGTAGCAGAGCTCGGGCTCCGCCAGGGatcctgagggggtttgggggcgatTTTCGGGGTTTtaggggggaatttggggtttcagggggatttttggggtttttagggggattttgggggttttgggggggattttggggaattttggggtggattttggagggatttggggatgattttaggggggattttggggggtttgagggggtttttggagggattttagGGCgggtttgagggggtttttgggagttttgtgggggggggatttggggatattttaggaggaatttggggggattttgaggggggtttggggtcggtCCTGGACCCCCCCATTGGGCACCCCCCCGCCCCAGGAACATCCCGGGGGGAccccggggcaccccaaaaGTGACGGGGGgcggggaaggggctgggaagCATCAGCAGGAGCCCAAATCcctgtgaccccaaatcccctaaatcccccaaaccccctaaatccacccaaacccccctggaTCCCCCAAATGCTCCggacaccccaaacctccctaaatcccccaaactccccccgggacaccccaaatccccccagtcccccccgacacccctaaatcccccaacccccccgggacaaccccaaacctccctaaatcccccaaacccccctggatCCCCCAAATGCTCcggacaccccaaatcccctaaatctcctaaatcccccccaaatcccccaaatccccctggatcatcccccaatcccccaaaccctcccggacaccccaaacccccctaaatcccctaaatccccccccGGTTCCCACCTGCGGCCAGGCCGGGCGGCCCCATGAGGAGGAGGCCGAGCAGGCACCGcgcccccgctgtccccagtgatgtccccaatgcTGTCCCCGATGTCCTCGAtgatgtccccagtgctgtccccatTGTCGCcgatgtccccattgtcccctcgGGGCAGCGCTGACCGCGgcgcccgcccctcccccacttcCCCCGTCCCTCCCTTCcgctgtcccgctgtccccgctgtccccgctgtccccggtgtcacccAGCACGTCCGGCCGCTCCTCCAGGCCTGGGGGGGCCCCggggtccccaaaatctcctgtgGGGACGGGGGAGGTGGGGGGAACCCCCCCCCGATTTGGGGGGGATTCTGTTGGGGCTGAAATGGGGAGAGGGGCCCCAAAAGGGGAAAGGACCCTAAAAGGGGAAGGGGATGCCAAAAAGGGCAACGGGACcccaaagaaaggaaaggagaccCCCCCAAATTGGGGGAAGAGGCCCCGAAAGGGAAAGGGACCCtaaaaggggaaggagatcccaaaaggagagagagaccccaaaaaaataaaaggagactCCCCCAAACTGGGGACAGAGGCCCCAAAtggggaagggaccttaaaaggggaaggggatcctaaaaaggggaaaggagaccccaaaaaaaggaaaggagaccCCCCCAAATTGGGGAGAGGCCCCAAGTGACAAGTGgaccccaaaaagggaaaagagccCCCCAAAACTGGGGAGAGAGGCCCTAAAATGGGGAGAGAGGCCCcaaaaggggaaggagatcccaaaaaggggaaaggagacccccaaaattggggagaGAGGCCTCAAATGGGGAAGGGACCCTAAAAGGGAAAtgagccccccaaaaaggggaaaggagacCCCAAAAAGGGCAGGAGCCCCCCcaaagcagggaaggaggtgACAAAGAGGGGACAAAGGGGACAGGCAGGCTCAGGACCcgattttggttttatttgacCCGAAAtgggggggcggcgggggggggggcacccccaaactgcagcagcacacgGAGAGGGAACGGGGACCCCCCCTCATCGATCGACCTCCCCAAACACGATGTCCTGGGTGCCTGCGGGGGGAAAaggggtcagggcaccccaaaacgggggggaacccccaaatcggggtgagacccccccccaaattggGATAGGGGTGTTGGGAAGGGggaggagaccccaaaatgggaaggGGTGCCCtaaaaagggagggaaatccTAAAAATCGAAGGAAATCCTAAAAAGGAGggagacccccccaaaatggggaaggaacccccaaaattggaGAAAGGGACCCCAAACTGGGTAAGAACACCCCCAAATTgggaaagggattttgggaaggggagaagACCCCAAAATTGGAAGGGGTGCCCTAAAAAGGGAGGGAAACCctaaaaatggaaggaaatcCTAAAAAGGAAGGGAGACCCTAAAAAGGAAGGGAGACCCTAAAAAGGAAGGGATACCCCCCCAAAATTGGAGAAAGGGACCCCAAACTGGGTAAGAACACCCCCAAATTGGGAAAGGGGttttgggaagaggaggagaccccaaaactggAAGGGGTGCCCTAAAAACAGAGGGAGATCCTAAAAAGGGAGGGAGAACCCCAAATTGAGATAGgagaaccccaaaatggggaagaaaaaccccaaaaatggggaagggGACCCCAAACTGGGCAGAAATCCCTCCCAAATTGGAAggagcccccccaaaaaagggaaggaggtTTCCAATAGGGGAAAATTGGGCAAGCGACCCCCAAAACGGAAGGGAAACCctaaaagggaagaaatgccacaaagagggaaggaggccctaaaatggggaaaaaaaccccgaCAGAACgaaaggaaaacccaaaaatggggaagaagGGCCCGAAACAGGGGAAGGGACCCCGAAAAGGGGGAAGGGACCCcgaaaaggggagggggaaccCCAAAAGGGGAGGGGGACGTACCAATGATGGCCACCACGTCTGCCAGCATGTGGCCCTGGGACATCCTGTCCAGCCCGGCCTGGGGAACGCCAATTAACGCTTAATTAGCACCCAATTAGCACCCAATTAACCCATAGAGACCCCCACCTATGAGGACCCCTAGTTAACCCCCCATTAATTCGCGGTGACCCCTAATTAATCCCCAATTAACCCATGGGAaccaccccagggacccccaatTAAAGCTCAAGGACCCCCAATTAACTCCCAATTAATTCCCAGGGACCACCAATTAACAAACCCACAGGGACCCCTAATTAACCCCTAGGGACCCCCAATTAACCCCCAATTAACTCCCAGGGACTACCAATTAATAAACACATAGGGACCTGCAATTAGCCCCTAATTAACCCATGGGGAACCCCACAATGATTCCCCCAATCAACTCCCAAGGACCCCCAATTAACCCCCAATTaacccccccagggacccccaatTAACCCCCAATTAACaaacccacagggacccccaaTTAACCCCCAATTATCCAACCCCCAGGAACCCCCCCCAATTAACCCCTAATTAACTCCCAGGGACCCCCAATTAACCCACAGGGGTTAATTACCCTCCAtaccccccaaaacaacacaCCCAcaggtgtcccctgtccccattcccctgAGCCCTCAGCGTCCCCCCCaagtgtcccccaggtgtcctcaaggtgtccccaaggaaTCCCTAGGTGGCCCCAGATgtcccccagctctccccaggtgtcccccagctacccccaggtgtcccccaggtgtgcccagctgtcccCCAAGTGTCTCCAGGAGTCCCCTAAGTGTCCCTAGGTCTATCCCAGGTATCCACAgatgtcccccaggtgtccccaggtgtatcccaggtgtcccccaggtgtccccaggtaaccccaggtgtgcccaggtgtcccccaggtgtccccaggtacCCAGTGTCAGGTGTCAGGTGTGCCGGTGTCCAGGTGtccagtgtgcccaggtgtccccaggtaaccccaggtgtatcccaggtgtatcccatctgtccccaggtgtatcccaggtgtccccagctgtgctcaggtgtccccatctgtccccaggtgtccccaggtgtccccaggccgTACCAGGTGAGCGAAGCCGGGCGCTTTGATCTTGCAGCGATAGGGACGGCTGCTGCCATCGGACACCAGGTACACCCCAAACTCACCCTGGGAGGACAAGGGGGACAGGgttggggacagtgccagggacaCTCTGACAGGGTTGGGGACACactgacagggctggggacacggtgacagggctggggacacggtgacaggcttggggacacggtgacagggctggggacagtgtcaGGGACACACTGCCAGGGTTGGGGACACACTGCCAGGGTTGGGGACACGGTGACAGGGTTGGGGACACAAGCACAAGGACAGGGTTGGGGCGGAGCTGGTGCCAGGGACAAACACGGCAAGAAGTGTCACCTTGGGGGCCTCGATGGCCGTGTAGGTGGCCCCGGGTGGCACCTGGTAGCCCTCGGTGTAGAGCTTGAAGTGATGGATCAGGGACTCCATGGACGTCTGCGGGGACAGGGgtgacactgcagagctggcacctgCCCTGGGTGGCACCACGCTTTGGTGTCACCTGTTTTGAGTGCCACCTGCCCTGGgtgacactgcagagctggcaccGCTCCTGGGTGGCACCACCCTTTGGTGGCACCACCCTTTGGTGGCACCTGGCGTCACTGCCACCTGCCCTCGGTGGCATCAGCCTTTGGTGTCACCTACCCTGAGTGCCACCCGCCCTGGGTGGCACTGCAGCAGTGTCACCTGCCCTTGGTGTCACCTCTGCCGGGTGCCGCCAGCCTTTGGCGCCACCTGCCTTCAGTGCCACCCACCCTGGTGCCACCTGCCCTGGGTGGCACTGCAGCAGTGTCACCTCTCCTGGGTGGCATCAGCCTTTGGTGTCACCTGCTCTGAATGCCACCCACTCTGGGTGCCAcctgccctcagtgccaccttCCCTGGGTGGCATCAGCCTTTGGTGTCACCTGCTCTGAATGCCACCCACTCTGGGTGCCAcctgccctcagtgccaccttCCCTGGGTGGCATCAGCCTTTGGTGTCACCTGCCTGAATGCCACCCACTCTGGGTGCCACCTGCCCTCAGTGCACCTTCCCTGTGCATCAGCTGGTGTACCTGCTCTGAATGCCACCCACTCTGGTGCCAcctgccctcagtgccaccttCCCTGGGTGGCATCAGCCTTTGGTGTCACCTGCCCCGGGTggccctgcagcactggcacctGCCCTTGGTGTCACCTCTGCTGGGTGTCACCTGCCCTGGGTGCCACCCGCCCTCAGTGCCACCTGTCCTGGGTGGCACcgcagcactgccaccagcctTTGGTGCCACCTGCCCTCGGTGCCACCCTCCCCGGGTGCCACCCCCGGGTACGGGGGCTCTGGGGACGCGTCACCTTCATCTCGGCGCGTTTCGGGGGTGACACTTTGGCGTCGTCCACCTTGATCTCGCCGGGCGGCATCTTATtgaggcactgcaggatgaTCCGCAGCGACTGGCGCATCTCCTCCACGCGGCACAGGTACCTGCGCCCCAAAAACGGCATTGGGGGATCCCCtgtgccccaaaaatggcattGGGGGATCCCCTGGGCCCAAAAAATGGGTATGGGATCCTCTGTGCCCCAAAAACGGCATTGGGGGATCCCCTGggccccaaaaatggcattGGGGGATCCCCTGCACCCTGCACAGGTACCTGCGCCCCAAAAACGGCATTGGGGGATCCCCTGGGCCCCAAAATGGCATTGGGGGATCCCCTGCACCCCTGCACGGTACCCGCCAAAAACGGCATTGGGGGATCCCCTGGGCCCCAAAAACGGCACTGGGGGATCCCCTGGGCCCAAAAAATGGGTATGGGATCCTCTGTGCCCCAAAAACGGCATTGGGGGATCCCCTgcgccccaaaaatggggtaTGGGGgatcccctgtgccctgcacaggtACCTGCACCCCAAAGATGGGATATGGGGGATCTCCTGTGCGCCAAAACTGGGTATAGGATCTGATGTGCCCCAAAACTGGGATATGGGATCCCGGAGAAATGGGGGTCTCAGGGAATGGGGTTCCCATGGgatgggggtcctgggggttcCAGAGATGGGGTTCTATCTCTCCACCTCAGCCCAGGTGAGGCCGcacctgtccccatgtcccccccagGCCAGGTGAGGCCGcacctgtccccatgtcccccccagGCCAGGTGAGGCCGTACCTGTCGTAGCAGTCCCCGCGGGATCCAATGGGAACGTCGAACTCCACCTGGTCGTAGACGTCGTAGGGCTGAGTCTTGCGCAGGTCCCACTTGATGCCGGAGCCCCGCAGCATCACCccgctggggacaccccaaaaaatgcaCCTGAGCTCGGCCCCGCCCACCCGCAGGgcggggcacacctgggggatCCCCCCGGCTCACCTGAAGCCGTAGTTCAGGGCCTCCTCGGCCGTGATGACGCCGATGTCCACGGTGCGGTTCTTCCAGATGCGGTTGTTGGTCAGCatctggggacagcggggacacctggcacagctggcacagctggcacctgcCCCTGCACTTCTCACCTGGCCCTGGCACCGTCACctggtgctggaaatgctcACCTGGCGCTGGTACCTGTTCCTTGTCCCCTTCATGCATCTCTCACATCAAaagctgtccctgtcacctgtgagcccctcacctgtccctgccactgtcacctgtgagcccctcacctgtccctgccactgtcacctgtgagcccctcacctgtccctggcaacccctcacctgtccctgccactgtcacctgtgagcccctcacctgtccctcacatctctcacctgtccccgtCCCCCTCCACCCCCATCTGTGTCACCTCGCCCCACCATGCTGTGAGGAACGACCCTGCCCCTCGCAGGTGACAGCTGACAGGtgacagcagcctggctggcccCTCCCCaggtccccaaatcccccctcaCCTCCTCCACCTCGTCGATC is a window encoding:
- the FCER1G gene encoding high affinity immunoglobulin epsilon receptor subunit gamma, which gives rise to MGTALGTSSRTSGTALGTSLGTAGARCLLGLLLMGPPGLAAGSLAEPELCYVLDAVLFLFSLILTALYVRLRFVTRRLQRAAEKKEEEAVYAGLSSEHQETYETLQMKSS